From one bacterium Scap17 genomic stretch:
- a CDS encoding acetyl-CoA carboxylase biotin carboxyl carrier protein, protein MDIRKVKKLIELLEESNISEIEIQEGEESVRISRHPQGFAQQPMMQAPMMQQQPMQQAAPAAAGAAEAPAAPAAPAAPAAPQGHTINSPMVGSFYRSPAPGSKAFIEVGQSVKKGDTVCIVEAMKMMNQIEADKDGVVEAILIEDGEPVEFDQPMIVIS, encoded by the coding sequence ATGGATATCCGCAAGGTCAAGAAGCTGATCGAGCTGCTCGAAGAGTCCAACATCAGCGAAATCGAGATCCAGGAAGGCGAAGAGTCCGTTCGCATCAGCCGCCATCCGCAGGGCTTCGCCCAGCAGCCGATGATGCAGGCCCCGATGATGCAGCAGCAGCCGATGCAGCAGGCCGCTCCGGCAGCCGCTGGCGCCGCTGAAGCACCTGCCGCTCCGGCTGCACCGGCTGCACCGGCTGCACCGCAGGGTCACACCATCAACTCCCCGATGGTCGGCTCCTTCTACCGGTCTCCGGCACCCGGCTCCAAGGCCTTCATCGAAGTCGGCCAGAGCGTCAAGAAAGGTGATACCGTCTGCATCGTCGAGGCCATGAAGATGATGAACCAGATCGAAGCCGACAAGGACGGCGTCGTCGAAGCCATTCTGATCGAAGACGGCGAGCCGGTTGAATTCGACCAGCCCATGATCGTCATTTCCTGA
- a CDS encoding NAD-dependent epimerase/dehydratase family protein, whose product MGQTAIVIGATGVVGREVVTELIACEAVARVVTLTRRAAPCDSDKVENHVVDFARLEDWADCFQADLLFSCLGTTLKQAGSLEAQRRVDIDHQLSAARLAAARGVAHYLLVSSSGANHASRNDYLRMKGELEVAIKALPFARISVFQPSLLVGERSEFRLGETLARHLLPVLTRLPGLQRYRPIRGAQVAARMVEVSQRQQQAHAVYRLEEVFPRPPHDN is encoded by the coding sequence ATGGGCCAGACCGCGATCGTGATCGGGGCGACCGGCGTGGTCGGGCGCGAGGTGGTGACTGAACTCATCGCGTGCGAGGCCGTCGCCCGAGTCGTCACGCTGACGCGCCGGGCGGCGCCTTGCGACTCTGACAAGGTCGAGAACCATGTGGTCGACTTCGCGCGACTGGAAGACTGGGCCGATTGCTTCCAGGCTGACCTGCTGTTCTCGTGCCTGGGCACCACGCTCAAGCAGGCGGGGTCGCTCGAGGCGCAGCGGCGTGTCGACATCGATCATCAACTGAGTGCCGCCCGGCTGGCGGCCGCCCGGGGAGTGGCGCACTACCTGCTGGTCTCCTCCAGCGGCGCCAATCACGCGAGCCGCAATGACTATCTCAGGATGAAGGGCGAGCTGGAAGTGGCCATCAAGGCGCTGCCCTTTGCGCGTATCAGTGTCTTCCAGCCGTCATTGCTGGTGGGGGAGCGCAGCGAGTTCCGTCTGGGCGAGACGCTGGCACGCCATCTGTTGCCGGTGCTAACTCGCTTGCCGGGTCTGCAGCGCTATCGGCCGATCCGTGGCGCTCAGGTAGCGGCGCGTATGGTCGAGGTCAGCCAGCGTCAGCAGCAGGCGCATGCGGTGTACCGGCTGGAGGAGGTGTTCCCCCGACCCCCGCATGACAACTGA
- the accC gene encoding acetyl-CoA carboxylase biotin carboxylase subunit: MLDKVLIANRGEIALRILRACKELGIKTVAVHSKADRDLMHVRLADEAVCIGPASSTKSYLHIPALIAAAEVTDADAIHPGYGFLSENANFAEQVERSGFAFIGPRADTIRMMGDKVAAIEAMKLAGVPTVPGSDGPVPEDEDEMHAIAERIGYPVIIKAAAGGGGRGMRVVHSKASLLSSVSITQGEAAAAFGDGTVYMEKFLQNPRHVEVQVLADGQGNAIHLYDRDCSLQRRHQKVLEEAPAPQLDEEARAKVLKACTDACIEIGYRGAGTFEFLYENGGFYFIEMNTRVQVEHPVTEMVTGIDIVKEQLRIASGLPLSVKQEDIELRGHAFECRINAEDSRTFMPSPGKVELYHAPGGLGVRMDSHLYSGYTVPPHYDSLIGKLITWGESREIALTRMRNALDELLVEGIKTNTDLQKDLVRDAGFQEGGVNIHYLEKKLGL; encoded by the coding sequence ATGCTCGACAAGGTACTGATTGCCAACCGCGGCGAGATCGCCCTTCGCATCCTTCGCGCCTGCAAGGAACTGGGCATCAAGACGGTAGCGGTGCACTCCAAGGCCGACCGCGACCTGATGCACGTCCGCCTGGCGGATGAAGCTGTGTGCATCGGCCCGGCCTCCTCTACCAAATCCTATCTCCACATCCCGGCGCTGATCGCAGCCGCCGAAGTGACGGACGCCGACGCCATCCACCCGGGCTACGGCTTCCTGTCGGAAAATGCCAACTTCGCCGAACAGGTCGAACGTTCAGGCTTCGCCTTCATCGGCCCGCGCGCTGACACCATCCGCATGATGGGTGACAAGGTCGCGGCCATCGAGGCGATGAAGCTGGCCGGCGTTCCGACCGTGCCGGGTTCCGACGGCCCGGTGCCGGAAGACGAAGACGAGATGCACGCCATCGCCGAGCGCATCGGCTATCCGGTGATCATCAAGGCTGCCGCTGGCGGCGGTGGTCGCGGCATGCGCGTGGTGCACTCCAAGGCCAGCCTGCTGTCCTCGGTGAGCATCACTCAAGGTGAAGCGGCCGCGGCCTTCGGCGACGGCACGGTGTACATGGAGAAATTCCTCCAGAACCCGCGCCACGTCGAAGTCCAGGTACTGGCCGATGGCCAGGGCAACGCCATCCATCTGTATGACCGCGACTGTTCCCTGCAGCGTCGTCACCAGAAGGTGCTGGAAGAAGCACCGGCGCCGCAGCTGGACGAAGAAGCGCGTGCCAAGGTACTCAAGGCGTGCACCGATGCCTGCATCGAGATCGGCTACCGTGGCGCCGGCACCTTCGAGTTCCTGTACGAGAACGGCGGCTTCTACTTCATCGAGATGAACACTCGTGTTCAGGTAGAGCACCCGGTGACCGAGATGGTCACTGGCATCGATATCGTCAAGGAACAGCTGCGCATCGCCTCCGGCCTGCCGCTGTCCGTGAAGCAGGAAGATATCGAGCTGCGCGGTCACGCCTTCGAGTGCCGCATCAATGCCGAGGATTCGCGCACCTTCATGCCGTCTCCGGGCAAGGTAGAGCTCTATCATGCGCCGGGCGGTCTGGGCGTGCGCATGGACTCGCACCTGTACTCCGGCTACACCGTTCCGCCGCACTACGACTCCCTGATCGGCAAGCTGATCACCTGGGGCGAAAGCCGCGAGATCGCACTGACGCGCATGCGCAATGCCCTCGACGAGCTGCTGGTGGAAGGTATCAAGACCAACACTGACCTGCAGAAGGATCTGGTGCGTGATGCCGGCTTCCAGGAAGGTGGCGTCAACATCCATTATCTGGAGAAGAAGCTGGGCCTGTAA
- a CDS encoding inorganic diphosphatase, whose protein sequence is MSFDKIPAGKELPNDVYVAIEIPANHAPIKYEIDKDIDALMVDRFMATPMFYPANYGYIPNTLADDGDALDALVVTPYPVAPGSVIRARPVGVLNMSDEAGEDAKLVCVPHQKLTSLYDDVQEVTDLPELLRQQIAHFFENYKDLEKGKWVKIDSWDGADAARAAIEKAAAAYQKD, encoded by the coding sequence ATGAGTTTCGACAAGATCCCCGCTGGCAAGGAATTGCCGAACGACGTCTACGTAGCGATCGAGATTCCGGCCAATCACGCGCCGATCAAGTACGAGATCGACAAGGACATCGATGCGCTCATGGTGGATCGTTTCATGGCCACCCCGATGTTCTACCCGGCCAACTACGGCTACATCCCGAACACCCTGGCCGACGATGGCGATGCCCTCGACGCGCTGGTCGTGACTCCGTATCCGGTCGCACCGGGCAGCGTCATCCGTGCGCGTCCGGTCGGCGTGCTCAACATGAGCGACGAAGCCGGTGAAGACGCCAAGCTGGTCTGCGTCCCGCACCAGAAGCTGACCTCCCTGTACGACGACGTCCAGGAAGTAACTGATCTGCCGGAACTGCTGCGTCAGCAGATCGCGCACTTCTTCGAGAACTACAAGGATCTCGAGAAAGGCAAGTGGGTCAAGATCGATTCCTGGGACGGTGCTGATGCAGCCCGTGCCGCGATCGAGAAGGCAGCCGCTGCCTACCAGAAGGACTGA
- a CDS encoding DUF2333 family protein, with amino-acid sequence MALFGKGSKRGANRDVLETPQYGWIWKPLIGLFVIYLLVCVGLGIYWSSEPDEFNIDQATRTELARVHGLAAPVAKVEGEEPAPAFETLPTGTATVATLMTLNDTLLHKPGGYLKNDVAPPGLMLDNMPNWEYGVLVQVRDMTRELRKEFSRSQSQSSDDKALGKAESLLFIDANAWMLPEAEHEYADANRELGDYLKRLSDDTQNNGQFYARADNLVAWLSDVENRLGSLSQRLSASVGKSQLNLSLAGDKSATSAKSIQTEEEIKTPWLEIDDVFYQARGTSWALIHLLKAVRHDFQGVLEDKNALTSIDQIIRELEATQTDIGSPVILNGSGFGFFANHSLVMANYVARANSAISDLRSLLEKG; translated from the coding sequence ATGGCCCTATTCGGTAAAGGCAGCAAGCGCGGCGCCAATCGCGATGTGCTGGAAACGCCTCAGTATGGCTGGATCTGGAAACCACTGATCGGGCTGTTCGTCATTTACCTGCTGGTCTGTGTTGGCCTTGGTATCTACTGGAGCAGTGAACCGGACGAGTTCAACATCGATCAGGCCACGCGCACCGAACTGGCTCGCGTGCATGGTCTGGCCGCGCCGGTGGCCAAGGTCGAGGGTGAAGAGCCGGCACCGGCTTTCGAGACCCTGCCGACAGGCACCGCGACCGTCGCCACCCTGATGACACTCAACGATACTCTGCTGCACAAGCCGGGTGGTTATCTCAAGAATGATGTGGCGCCGCCGGGGCTGATGCTCGACAACATGCCCAACTGGGAATATGGCGTGCTGGTGCAGGTACGTGACATGACGCGTGAGCTGCGCAAGGAATTCAGCCGCTCGCAGTCCCAGTCCAGCGATGACAAGGCACTGGGCAAGGCCGAATCCCTGCTGTTCATCGATGCCAATGCCTGGATGCTGCCGGAAGCCGAGCACGAATATGCCGACGCCAACCGTGAGCTGGGCGACTACCTGAAGCGTCTGAGCGATGACACCCAGAACAACGGCCAGTTCTACGCGCGTGCGGACAACCTGGTGGCCTGGCTGTCCGATGTCGAGAATCGCCTCGGTTCCCTGTCCCAGCGCCTGTCGGCCAGTGTCGGCAAGTCGCAGCTCAACCTGAGCCTGGCCGGCGACAAGAGCGCCACCTCGGCCAAGAGCATCCAGACGGAAGAAGAGATCAAGACGCCGTGGCTCGAGATCGACGACGTCTTCTATCAGGCACGCGGCACCTCCTGGGCGCTGATCCATCTGCTCAAGGCGGTGCGTCACGACTTCCAGGGCGTGCTGGAAGACAAGAACGCGCTGACCTCCATCGATCAGATCATCCGTGAGCTGGAAGCGACCCAGACCGACATCGGCAGCCCGGTCATCCTCAATGGCTCCGGCTTCGGCTTCTTCGCCAACCATTCGCTGGTGATGGCCAACTACGTCGCGCGTGCCAACTCCGCGATCAGTGACCTGCGCAGCCTGCTCGAGAAGGGCTGA
- a CDS encoding protein kinase — MADAELSLSYGQAFVAPDRKRHRSSMSLEIPLERGPLAAKGGCALIADTTSKNAIAKQAGDLAVRGFLADYFATPDNWSVKYSATRVLRALNSWCYSQSRFVRGGSYVTSISAVVFRGQSAHLFHAGDTVVFRLRGGEFEQISRDHVTDLGGYRYPSRALGMDVSLDIDYIELPLKQGDIFLFTTQAVRGTLLPSDFVSLIRDDVSDLDAASERLAHAAADRADERGYTADQFCFQLVRIDRLATASDDTPGRVYGDLPVPRELEPGDRIDGLEVLEVMSRSARVRVYKVRDLKSRRVMVMKAPSPELSLKNAYLEHFLLQQWVVDRVSSPFVVKVVEPSRPRDHLYYLLEHLEAQTLTEWARMHPQANLEQRLDIARQLGKAVHALNRREVLHQLIHPDNVMIDRHGKVVLVDFGACHLREGDGHESAGPLARQVGLTEHSAPEYALGADVSRRSDQYGLASVIYWLLTGMQPYAQSMEQLRTHTDLELLEYQPARMRNPQVPQILDDALRRALDPQRTLRYRRLSELLYALRLPQQDPGKALTPSEAIREPANFWQGVAGILLLLLVLSWLLK; from the coding sequence TTGGCGGATGCAGAGCTTTCACTCAGTTACGGTCAGGCCTTCGTGGCTCCCGACCGCAAGCGTCATCGCAGCTCGATGTCGCTGGAGATACCGCTGGAGCGCGGCCCGCTGGCGGCCAAGGGTGGCTGCGCGCTGATCGCCGACACCACCAGCAAGAATGCGATTGCCAAGCAGGCCGGCGACCTTGCCGTGCGTGGCTTTCTGGCCGACTACTTCGCCACGCCTGACAACTGGAGCGTCAAGTATTCCGCGACCCGCGTGCTGCGGGCATTGAACAGCTGGTGTTACAGCCAGAGTCGCTTCGTGCGGGGCGGCAGTTACGTGACCTCGATTTCCGCGGTCGTCTTCCGGGGCCAGTCGGCGCATCTGTTCCATGCCGGTGACACGGTGGTCTTCCGGCTGCGTGGCGGCGAATTCGAGCAGATCTCGCGTGATCATGTCACCGATCTCGGCGGCTATCGTTATCCGTCGCGGGCGCTGGGCATGGATGTCAGCCTCGACATCGACTACATCGAGCTGCCGCTCAAGCAGGGCGATATCTTCCTGTTCACCACCCAGGCGGTTCGCGGCACTCTGCTGCCTTCCGATTTCGTGTCACTGATCCGTGATGACGTCTCGGATCTCGACGCCGCCAGTGAGCGCCTGGCCCATGCCGCGGCGGACCGCGCCGATGAGCGCGGCTACACGGCCGATCAGTTCTGCTTCCAGCTGGTGCGCATTGACCGCCTGGCGACTGCCTCTGACGATACGCCGGGGCGCGTCTATGGCGACCTTCCGGTACCGCGTGAGCTGGAGCCGGGCGACCGCATCGATGGTCTGGAAGTGCTGGAAGTCATGTCACGCAGCGCGCGGGTACGCGTCTACAAGGTGCGTGACCTCAAGAGCCGACGCGTGATGGTGATGAAGGCGCCCAGCCCGGAGTTGTCGCTCAAGAACGCCTATCTGGAGCACTTCCTGCTCCAGCAGTGGGTGGTGGACCGTGTCAGCTCGCCCTTCGTGGTCAAGGTGGTGGAGCCGTCACGTCCGCGTGATCACCTCTACTACCTGCTCGAGCACCTTGAGGCGCAGACATTGACCGAATGGGCGCGCATGCACCCGCAGGCCAATCTCGAGCAGCGCCTCGACATCGCGCGCCAGCTCGGCAAGGCCGTGCATGCTCTCAATCGTCGTGAGGTGCTGCACCAGCTGATTCACCCCGACAACGTGATGATCGACCGGCATGGCAAGGTGGTGCTGGTCGATTTCGGCGCCTGCCATCTGCGTGAGGGGGATGGCCATGAGAGCGCCGGTCCGCTGGCGCGTCAGGTCGGCCTGACCGAGCACAGCGCGCCGGAATATGCCCTTGGCGCCGATGTCAGTCGGCGCAGCGATCAATACGGCCTGGCTTCGGTGATCTACTGGTTGCTGACCGGCATGCAGCCCTACGCCCAGTCGATGGAACAGCTGCGCACCCATACCGACCTCGAACTGCTGGAATATCAGCCAGCCCGCATGCGCAATCCCCAGGTGCCACAGATACTGGACGATGCCCTCAGGCGCGCCCTGGACCCGCAACGTACCCTGCGCTATCGCCGCCTGTCTGAACTGCTCTACGCGCTGCGGCTGCCGCAGCAGGACCCCGGCAAGGCGCTGACGCCCTCGGAGGCGATACGTGAACCGGCCAATTTCTGGCAGGGCGTCGCCGGCATCCTGCTGTTGCTGCTGGTGCTGTCCTGGCTGCTCAAATGA
- the dsbD gene encoding protein-disulfide reductase DsbD, with product MTALPANAGLFSSGSSSNAGSGSSSAASSLFGSGNQGDFLPVNEAFKPRSWREGDTLYVGFTSAEGYYLYRHQFSFATTSDQVALGDADLPPGELKNDPYMGEVHVFHDALVIRIPLMSASAGKAVRDDTPASGPIPLSITFQGCADAGLCYPPETVTLQAGEQSAPAPFTQLMPTASQSSDTTASTDSRTTTAPISGTDAGFSALFADASLLTALGLFFLAGLGLTFTPCVLPMIPILSSIIVGQRPSRPRALLLSTSYALGMALTYAAAGTLMGLFGAGLNLQAHLQAPAVLIPFAALFVLFALAMFGAFTLRLPSGMHSRLDTLQGRLMNAGPGGLALAGALSVLVVSPCVSAPLAGALVYLSASGDAMTGGLALFALGLGMGVPLILVGTFGASLLPRAGAWMEGIKQAFGILLLGVALWLIERLLPASLAVLGWAILAIGTGVALGALSAQTRGWARARQALGLVALGWGMISLLGVAGGAGDPLRPLAPFTGGTSPGQATETSLDFTTVSNMSELERELALAASRGQPVFVDYYADWCISCKVMEREVFPKVASQLRQFHLIRADVTSTAAATQALLKQYGLFGPPSLLFFDDERELKEARIQGEVNASQLGQHLTAVLDQQRGTSQRAN from the coding sequence ATGACGGCGCTGCCCGCCAATGCCGGTCTGTTCAGTTCAGGCTCAAGTTCAAACGCCGGCAGCGGCTCCAGCAGTGCGGCGTCCAGCCTGTTCGGCAGCGGCAATCAGGGAGATTTCCTGCCGGTCAATGAAGCCTTCAAGCCGCGTAGCTGGCGCGAGGGCGACACCCTGTATGTCGGCTTCACCAGTGCCGAAGGCTATTACCTCTACCGGCATCAGTTCAGCTTCGCGACCACCAGCGACCAGGTCGCTCTGGGCGACGCCGACCTTCCGCCGGGAGAGCTGAAGAACGATCCCTACATGGGCGAGGTGCATGTCTTCCACGATGCGCTGGTCATTCGTATCCCGCTCATGAGCGCCTCCGCTGGCAAGGCAGTGCGTGATGACACACCAGCCAGCGGCCCGATCCCGCTCTCCATCACTTTCCAGGGCTGCGCCGATGCCGGGCTCTGCTATCCGCCGGAGACCGTCACTCTGCAGGCCGGCGAGCAGAGTGCCCCTGCCCCCTTCACGCAGCTGATGCCAACCGCCAGCCAGTCGAGCGATACGACGGCGTCGACGGACAGTCGCACCACAACAGCCCCGATCAGCGGCACCGATGCCGGCTTCAGCGCATTGTTCGCGGATGCCAGCCTGCTGACGGCTCTGGGGCTGTTCTTCCTCGCCGGTCTCGGGCTGACCTTCACGCCCTGCGTGCTGCCGATGATTCCGATCCTGAGCTCGATCATCGTCGGTCAGCGCCCCAGCCGCCCGCGCGCCTTGCTGCTGTCGACGAGCTACGCCCTGGGCATGGCCCTGACCTACGCCGCGGCCGGCACCTTGATGGGCCTGTTCGGCGCGGGGCTCAACCTGCAGGCGCATCTACAGGCGCCTGCCGTGTTGATCCCCTTCGCTGCCTTGTTCGTTCTGTTCGCGCTGGCCATGTTCGGCGCCTTCACTCTACGCCTGCCCAGCGGCATGCACTCACGCCTCGACACGCTGCAAGGCCGCCTGATGAACGCCGGCCCCGGCGGGCTGGCACTGGCGGGCGCGTTATCGGTACTCGTGGTATCGCCCTGCGTCTCGGCACCTCTGGCCGGTGCACTGGTCTATCTTTCCGCCAGTGGCGATGCCATGACCGGCGGGCTGGCACTCTTCGCTTTGGGGCTGGGCATGGGCGTGCCGTTGATTCTGGTCGGCACCTTCGGTGCCAGCCTGCTGCCGCGCGCGGGCGCCTGGATGGAGGGCATCAAGCAGGCCTTCGGTATCCTGCTGCTGGGGGTGGCACTGTGGTTGATCGAGCGCTTGCTGCCGGCCTCTCTGGCGGTGCTGGGTTGGGCCATTCTGGCCATCGGCACCGGCGTGGCGCTGGGGGCGCTCAGCGCACAGACCCGAGGCTGGGCGCGTGCCCGTCAGGCACTGGGACTGGTCGCGCTGGGTTGGGGCATGATCAGCCTGCTGGGCGTGGCAGGCGGCGCAGGTGACCCGCTGCGCCCGCTGGCCCCCTTCACTGGCGGCACATCACCCGGACAGGCCACCGAGACGTCACTGGATTTCACCACCGTCAGCAACATGAGCGAGCTCGAGCGAGAACTGGCACTGGCCGCCAGCCGCGGCCAGCCGGTCTTCGTCGACTACTACGCTGACTGGTGCATCTCGTGCAAGGTGATGGAGCGCGAGGTCTTCCCCAAAGTCGCCAGCCAGTTGCGCCAGTTCCACCTGATTCGCGCCGACGTCACCAGTACTGCGGCCGCGACCCAGGCGCTGCTCAAGCAATACGGTCTGTTCGGCCCTCCTAGCCTGCTGTTCTTCGACGATGAGCGCGAGCTCAAGGAGGCGCGCATTCAGGGGGAGGTCAACGCCAGCCAGCTCGGCCAGCACCTGACAGCGGTGCTGGATCAGCAGCGCGGCACGTCACAGCGCGCGAACTGA
- the aroQ gene encoding type II 3-dehydroquinate dehydratase, which yields MARILVLNGPNLNLLGTREPEVYGTTTLEDIHQRLVQRASAAGHQLDWLQSNAEHVLIERIHLAREDGTAIILINPAAFTHTSVALRDALLGIALPFIELHLSNTHAREPFRHHSYLSDVARGVIMGFGALSYDMALDAALDDLAQ from the coding sequence ATGGCGCGCATCCTGGTACTCAACGGCCCCAATCTCAATCTGCTGGGGACCCGTGAACCCGAGGTGTATGGCACCACCACGCTGGAGGATATCCACCAGCGTCTGGTCCAGCGCGCCAGCGCGGCCGGCCATCAGCTGGACTGGCTGCAGTCCAATGCCGAGCATGTACTGATCGAGCGAATCCACCTTGCCCGTGAAGATGGCACCGCCATCATCCTGATCAATCCGGCGGCCTTTACCCATACCAGCGTTGCGCTGCGCGATGCGCTACTCGGCATCGCACTCCCGTTCATCGAGCTGCACCTTTCCAACACCCATGCCCGCGAGCCGTTCCGCCACCATTCGTATCTTTCCGATGTGGCACGCGGCGTGATCATGGGCTTTGGCGCTCTAAGCTATGACATGGCCCTTGACGCCGCCCTGGACGATCTCGCGCAGTAA
- a CDS encoding 6-phosphofructokinase translates to MPQHNAFYAQSGGVTAVINASACGVIEAARENGDQIGKLYAGHNGIIGALTEDLIDVSQESDENIAALRHTPGGAFGSCRYKLKSIEDHRTQYERLIEVFKAHDIRYFFYNGGGDSADTCLKVSQLAETMGYPIQAIHVPKTVDNDLPITDNSPGFGSVAKYIATSTREAGLDIASMCATSTKVFILEVMGRHAGWIAAAGALAGEDATQPPHIVVFPEVAFHRKEFMARVDACVKEHGYCVVVVSEGARYEDGTFLADAGNTDAFGHRQLGGVAPTLAGMVKQDLGYKYHWAVADYLQRAARHIASKTDVEQAYATGRAAVEMALAGKNAVMPAIRRLGDGADYAWDIIEAPLEKIANHEKFMPLEFISEDGFYITDACREYLSPLIQGEDFPPFVNGLPAVARLTLAKVEKKLTPFTV, encoded by the coding sequence ATGCCCCAGCACAATGCCTTCTACGCCCAGTCCGGTGGCGTTACCGCCGTCATCAACGCCAGTGCCTGTGGCGTCATTGAAGCCGCTCGTGAAAACGGCGACCAGATCGGCAAGCTGTATGCCGGTCACAACGGCATCATCGGTGCCCTGACCGAAGACCTGATCGACGTCAGCCAGGAAAGCGACGAGAACATCGCCGCGCTGCGCCACACGCCGGGCGGTGCCTTCGGCTCCTGCCGCTACAAGCTCAAGAGCATCGAGGACCACCGTACCCAGTACGAGCGTCTGATCGAAGTGTTCAAGGCCCACGACATCCGTTACTTCTTCTACAACGGTGGCGGCGACAGCGCCGATACCTGCCTGAAGGTCTCCCAGCTGGCCGAGACCATGGGCTACCCGATCCAGGCCATCCACGTGCCGAAGACCGTGGACAACGACCTGCCGATCACCGACAACTCGCCGGGCTTCGGCAGCGTGGCCAAGTACATCGCCACCTCCACCCGCGAGGCCGGCCTCGACATCGCCTCCATGTGCGCCACCTCCACCAAGGTGTTCATTCTGGAAGTCATGGGCCGTCACGCCGGCTGGATCGCCGCTGCCGGTGCCCTGGCCGGTGAAGATGCCACCCAGCCGCCGCACATCGTCGTCTTCCCGGAAGTCGCCTTCCACCGCAAGGAATTCATGGCGCGCGTCGATGCCTGCGTCAAGGAACACGGCTACTGCGTGGTGGTGGTCTCCGAAGGTGCGCGTTACGAAGATGGCACCTTCCTGGCCGATGCCGGCAACACCGACGCCTTCGGCCACCGTCAGCTGGGCGGCGTCGCGCCGACACTGGCCGGCATGGTCAAGCAGGACCTGGGCTACAAGTACCACTGGGCGGTGGCCGATTACCTGCAGCGCGCAGCGCGTCACATCGCCTCGAAGACCGACGTCGAGCAGGCCTACGCCACGGGTCGTGCCGCCGTCGAGATGGCCCTGGCCGGCAAGAACGCCGTGATGCCGGCGATCCGTCGCCTCGGTGATGGCGCTGACTACGCCTGGGATATCATCGAGGCGCCGCTGGAGAAGATCGCCAACCATGAGAAGTTCATGCCGCTGGAGTTCATCAGCGAAGATGGCTTCTACATCACCGACGCCTGCCGCGAATATCTGTCGCCGCTGATCCAGGGCGAGGACTTCCCGCCGTTCGTCAATGGCCTGCCGGCGGTCGCCAGGCTCACGCTGGCCAAGGTCGAGAAGAAGCTGACACCGTTCACGGTCTGA